In Oryzias melastigma strain HK-1 linkage group LG10, ASM292280v2, whole genome shotgun sequence, a single window of DNA contains:
- the her5 gene encoding hairy-related 5 — MKSLSSEKMNKLTSARRMSKPLMERRRRERINHSLETLRLLMAEHTQNEKLKNPKVEKAEILESVVEFLRADMERGPQAGGQGPTCDHEQHYRDGMRSCLLKVTRFISSGLQESVADPVQAAFTHSEQLGHIHAPIPPGDSASAAVQQGLTQGAGLPRDTGELLFSAEVAAHRTDPVWRPWPQ; from the exons ATGAAGTCTTTGTCCTCCGAGAAGATGAACAAACTCACGTCGGCGAGACGG ATGTCCAAACCGCTGATGGAGAGGCGCAGACGGGAGCGCATCAACCACAGTTTGGAGACTTTGCGGCTTTTGATGGCGGAACACACCCAGAATGAG AAGCTTAAAAACCCGAAGGTGGAGAAAGCAGAGATTCTCGAGAGTGTGGTTGAGTTCCTGAGGGCGGACATGGAGAGGGGGCCCCAGGCCGGGGGTCAGGGGCCCACCTGTGACCATGAGCAGCACTACCGGGATGGGATGAGGTCCTGTCTGCTGAAGGTCACCCGCTTCATCTCCAGTGGGTTGCAGGAGAGCGTGGCAGATCCAGTCCAGGCTGCTTTTACGCACTCCGAGCAGCTTGGACACATCCACGCACCGATCCCTCCAGGTGATTCGGCCTCTGCAGCCGTCCAACAGGGGCTGACGCAGGGCGCAGGACTCCCACGTGACACCGGGGAGCTTCTTTTCTCCGCTGAGGTTGCGGCGCACAGAACGGACCCGGTGTGGAGGCCTTGGCCGCAGTGA